GAGCTTCAATTTCAGACAGCACAATTCTGAAATTTATAGATTCCCACTACTGAGCATCTAGGTGCTATTTCTCAATAAATTGGGCATCCAAAGTTGAGCAATCAATCTGAGTCACTGTGGCTCTATTGATGCATAGTTTACATTCACTGCATAACCCAATCCTATTTTGCAATAACTTCTTTTTAATGAACTAGTGTCAACTGTAAATACTCTCCTCATCTAACTCTTCCCTTGAAACATATCCTTCCTCTCTCATTAACCCAAGCAACCCTCCCAACATTTCATATATCTCTTCAGTTCTTCCATTTGATTCATCCCTAGCAATAAAACTTTGTAATGCTCCACTTGTTTGAATCAAACTACTGCCCGGGATCTTTTTCAACCCAATTTTCTTCATCCTTTCCCTAATCTTATCAGCTTCTTCCCATCTCCTGGCTTGAGAATACAAATTTGCCATAATAATGTAATTCCCAGAATTTTCAGGCTCAACCTCAAACAAACGATCACAAACGAATTTCCCCAGTTCAACATCACCAGAAACAGAGGCCCCATTAAGAAGTGCACCCCAAACTTTAGCGGTTGGTTCAATTGGCATTTTAGAGACAAATTCTGTAGCTTCAGATAGTCTTCCAGCTCGGCTAAGAACACCCACCATGCAAGCATAATGCTCCACTGAAGGCTGTACGCAATATTCCATAAACATGGCATCGAAGATTTTCCAAGCTTCTTCTACCATTCCAGAATGAGCACAGGCTGCCAATACAGCTGTAAAGGTCACCGAGTCTGGCCTAATCCCACTATTTAGCATCTTGTTAAAAAGGCTAAGGGCCATATCAGCATCCCCATGGGCTGAATACGCTGAGATTATTGCTGTCCAAATGATCAGGCTTCTACCCTTTGATTGATAAAAAATCTGTTGTGCCCCATGAAGAAATCCTGACTTTGCATAAGTATCTATAATGGCAGTTGCAACATAAATATTGTGATCACAATTATTTCTAACGGCATAAGCATGTATTTCTTTCCCTCCTTTTAGGTTTGAAAAATGCGAAATTGTAGGAAAAATGCTTGAAAGTGTTACGGTATTAGGTTTGTAACCACATGCCTGCATTTCTCGAATTAAATCTAAGACTCCTTCATGCTGGTTGTTCTGAACCAAACCTGAAATCACAGCATTCCATGTACTCAATCCTGGGCTTTTCATTTCTCGGAAAAGATCCATTGCTTTGCCTACAAAACCATGAACCATGTAACCTGAAATCATGGATCCATAGGTGACTTCATCCTTCTCGGTCATCTCTTCAAATAACTCTTGAGCATAGTCCAAGCTACCACATTTTGCATACAGCGCAATGATAGCGTTACAGACAGAAACATCGATCCCAATTTGGCTCTCATTTACGATTCGATGAACTTCCATTCCAAGAATAAGGTCCGTTGACTGACCACATGCCTGCAAGACACTAACGACTGTAATCCCATTGGGCCGCAACCCAGCTGACCCCAACATCTCTCTATACAAGTCCTTACACTCCTCATAAAATCCAGCCTGAGAATACCCTGCTATCATTGAATTCCACGACACGATATCTCTGTCTGGCATCCAATCGAACACAGTTCTCGCCAAGAAAATCTCATCACATCGCGAGTAGTAGGTAATCAAAGCATTGACGACAAAAATATCAGAGTCCAACCCATGTCGAACGACAAAACAATGAACCTCCCGGGCCAACCTTGAATCAGAAAATGACGATGATAATGACTTCAAAGCACACGATATCGTATAACGATCCGGTTTCACATCCATAAAATGAGAGCGTGCCAGGGATGTAAACAGTTTCAGCATGTCGAGGTGCATGTTGTGAAGGGAGTAGCCAATGAGCAAAGCATTCCAAGAGAATATATTTCTAGAAGGAATTCTATCGAACACGTGGCGGGCTTCGCGGAGGTGATTTGCTTTGGAATAGAAAGTGATAAGCTTTGACGCAAGGAAGTTGTTGGGTATGACGGAGAAAAGGACGAGGCGGGCATGGAGCTGCTTTGCCAGGCGGACGAGGCCGCGGTCAGTGCAGTGCTGAATGAGGCAGCCGCAAGCGCCGTAGTCGATGCCATTGGCTGCTAAGAGGCATTGCAGGGCACGTTGGACGTAGCCGTTGGAGTCGCTTAGTATTCCAGTATTCAGTGGCTTGGTGATCCTCATTCATTAGTTCGATGGAGGACCTTCAATCGTCGGTCCTCTAAATAACGTTTGGAAGAGTTCCTTCTTATGTTATCGAGTCTAATTGACCATCGTCCTTATTTGGTAGGAAGTCCTTTCCTCAAATTATTTCTGAAACCTTGtcttttttcttgttaatttatCAAGGCATACAAAATTGAAACTAATCCAAGTGTAAGTGGATTGGATCTTTTTATGagttttagattataaaaatgagaaatgatagttacagtcgtaaGTATGTAAGCGTcatacaatcactttgaaaaaagttaataaatacgGGAccgacataaaaataaattaattttttaataataaacctaattttttttaaaacgattgcacGACGCTTACATATTTCATGattgtacgtagcattactctataaaaatagatataaagTATGACTCTATATAAGAGTAAAATTGTAATTACATGTATCATTAATCGATCTTTATGGTGAATATTGAATACTTCAtcttgtttggttatacaaatgagataagataaaagttgaaagttaaataaaatattattataatataattttttaacataatttttatttttaaatttaaaaaaattaaattatttactgtgtagaaatttaaaaaaattgtaatgataatcAACTAACATGTGATTATGAATTAGATTAGACAAATCTCTTTCAATCTAAACCGGAGGAAAACTATTTAATTTCCTtacttttgagtttttttttttttttttgaaatacttacttttgagttttgatggctcatgtaagatttttttttaggaataagCTTCTTGATCCTTATTATGGAAGACCGGAGCCCTTgttacaatataaataaaatacatttttttaatataataacaattggaacataaatatatataataatttttttttcaagctatttttgttttaacttttgaaaataaatctttttacttttaaagctactcaaaatataaagagtaaaatcCCATTTAAACGTTGAGATGGTCTCAACCAATCTCATCCCATCCTTATATCGACTaatgtgacacattttaaataattttttagattaatcacttaaataaaaaaatatattttaaatattacacgTTAATTATAATATCTGTGAAcgataaaatttcaaataaagaGTATTCTTTCTCAAGTTTGGATAAAAATCTCTTATAAGACAgttatgtgtttggatgttgaagtgagttgagttgagttgagttgagatgataaaatattgttagaatattattttttaatattattattattttgagatttgaaaaagttaaattatttattatattttatattgagatttaaaaaaattataatgatgagttgagatgaattgagatgagtttgacaaCCAAACTCACGTATTTTTTGAACTTTCTATGTCCAAGCCTTCTTGATTTGGGCCCAAGAACGGCCCGAGTCAGCAGCTTAGCTGAGGATCAGGTAAAGCCTTCCTCATTACTGATTTGGGCCCAAGAACGGCCCGAGTCAGCAGCTTagtttgtactttttttttttttttttaaataataataatattatgtggTCTGAGATTGTTCATTTAATTTGATcgcttatatatattttattttaattttttaatttttttatttaataattaaatgagtgactattaatatattatttaaaaaaaattaaaaacgttagaaagaaaaagtacaaaaatatatatatatatatatatatatataatttatactaagGGCACAATAAACGGCATAGTAGCACtacctcttatttttattttaacttacttgtatttatttctaaacttgTCGTTGTTGTGTGCATGTGCCTATCATTTTCATCATTCGTCAGATATCCAGCAAACTTAGGATCATAATATCTAgcctcattcttttttatttaagtttgtGTGACGATTAAAGGCTGTATTTTTCTAAGGCAAGAAAGAGAATTGAAAAATAGATATCATACTCTTattagaacaaaatcattaattaatttatttatatttattttctactattttatgtatttttgtcgCATTAGGATCTCTAGATAGATCATCTTGATAAGTATTGTTCTTTTGATATCTTTTTCTAAATTACGATAAAACCAAGAAGGTAGGGATTAAGTTGTTTTCAAAGTCTAACCAAAAGATGATGGCCACGAAAACTTCCAACTTACAATCCAAGCAATTAATTAATGCaaactatattaaaaataaaatgaagtttccaTTAcactaaggctatgtttggttaGTGATTTGATCTGATCACATCAgactatctcattactattcattattattcataaattattcactattttttattatgattggttaagaaagtgactattattgattttcttaatgattaaagatattaaaaaaatacttaaaagaaaaaaaatacaataagagTAGTAAAGTAAggataaaaagattataattcTATCATTGAGCGGTGATATTCTGTCGCTCTAAACTGCCCGCTACAAGTTACCGTTaggtcaaaattattttttttatttttttaattatttttttatcactttaaacattttaaaaaatatattaatatattaataattacttttttaactatttagtaaaacaaaaaattaaaataaaatatcaaaataaggtGTCATTATTCTTCGATCACTACCcttatatttttatgtgctaTAGAAGTGCGCGGCACACGTTGCTCGTTTGCAACTGATAAGCACGGACCAAGTACGTTCTCCCCCAAATAAagtcctctctctttctctctctcaaaagtaatatataaatCAGATTACGATGTACGGCACCAGCAGTGTCCACGTCAGAAGTGAGCCCCACTtcaaaagcaaataaaatagtcCTTTCCCCACATCCTCAACAAGGGACCTGACCTGGCTGGACCCACCCACCCCCCACCTTCCCTTCGTATTGTTCGTACGTACGTTCCTCAACTCTTCAATGATCATGTGACTCTAATCTTTGACTTTACtatttatttgttctttaatacaacaattaaatatttaatttaacttgTCACTTTGGTCATTCACATGTCTCTCTCTGATTTTTACCTGTTTTTTAATCCTCCtttgaagattttcttttttttgggttgtTTGTATTCCCGATTaggataaaaattataaatagttcgTTGGAGTTTATCCTAATTCTCATTTGTTCTGTGTTGGTAAGAACAATCCCATAAACAAATCCCTATTGTTATGTCTTGTATGATAATTAATACACTGGTATTTTCATCCaccttttaccatttttttattattaaaatttggtgaatttatcttatttttaaatataaaaaaaataaaaatgaaagagtaattattttaataataaatcatcttTATTATGATAAGATTGTTTTTTCTTATCTAAGTGGATGTTGTCCATctctaataaatcattttttattaaataattgatttctTTACTtagtgaagtattttttaaatatattttttttaaatgtaatatacgaataatgattttttcatctattatacaaaaatgatataaaaaaaaacaagaaatgaaTTTCCTAATATAACTTGTGTATTAATGTTTTTAACTAAagtaaatatagttttttttaaaaaaaatcactccattatatttttaatgaaaaatgatgacaaaatacaaacatattgatagaaaaaaaattcattttatcgGTCATTATTCACTATTtcgtattttatattttatgaaaaatataaaaataattttatattttatgaaaaaattataggtgtagaatgtgagagtgaatatgagATGATGCATAGTATTTCTCGGTTGCTAaacataatttttacaaattattatgatatttaaaagataataaataataaaaaactaataaaatgtaCTTTTGCCTTGGATTATATATTCTGGTTAGGATCTCCTTTATCGTACGCCTGACCGAAATTCTCACACTCATCAAATGTAGCTTCACGAGATGGTTCAGTCTCAGAAGTACCTTTTCTTCTTTACCTGCATATATCTCTCTTGAGTGATCTTAACCATCACCGCAAGCACAAAACCACCAACCTCTCTCCCCTCTTAACCGTCAACTTTGCATTCCAGGGTTCTTTCACAATGGATTTGTCATGGATGGTGGAGTTCCTCAAGGGCATGGTCAAACCAGTGGCTGCCACGTCGGTGGTGCTCATGGCCGTGCTGTTGTCTTATTTTCAGAAGTTAGGGTTGGAGGGAGAGATGGTTTACTCGATTCTCAGGGCATTTCTTCAGCTCTCTGTCATTGGGTTTGTTCTGCAGTTCATTTTCAGTCAGGACAATAGTGGGTGGATCCTTCTGGCTTACCTTTTCATGGTTTGTCTTtcttctccactctttttttatttttatttttattattcctCATTAATTAACTAATGACGGTTCGTGTTTTTTACCACCTGTGTTGGGTTTTCGATGATGATTTCTTGATTTCCATCTAGAACAAATCTTTCTTCTCTTGAATAGTTTCTCTAACTGTAAAAAATTAGTATTCTGTGCACGTTTTCCTATTGTTTTCTGTCTACTAGTTCACAAACCAGCCAAATCCAGACTTCTGAAAGTTTGCAGTTTTTAGCTGCACATGGATGGCCCTTATTTTAttgttgctctgttttgtgttttatgtgtttcttgttcttattttctgttttggtgATACTCGTTTGTTCAACTTCCGCAAACTCCCTGGGTGATGATTGTATGTATATACCGTCTGAGCTCAACCCTGAGAAATGACAACATGCTATTCTTGGATGACTTTTACCACTTTTGGATTTTCTCCCGAGAATATTATAAATCTCAATTGGAAGATCTTTTTGTACTTATATGCTTAAGTGAATAACAAGTTGTCAGATTTGTTAGTTAAAATTCAACGAATCACAGTGGCCTGACAGACAGATACACACATAACAGATGCAATCAGAATGCCAAAGAACAGATCATTGGGAGACAGAACAATTACAACTCCCGTATTTAATTAGGGCCAAACTTTATTGTATTCAAATTATATGTTATAACATTTTGTTTTCATCTCAAATCTGGTCAAACTCTGTCAAGTTTTTGGCAGAGAATTGCTTTGTGATTCATATTGAAATATTAATAGCATGTTTGCTAGTCAGAATCTTTATTGATTTGTCACTCTTGTATGTTGTCTTACTAACATTAAAGTATAGTATTTTGATCCCATTTGGGTTGTCCGTCCTGCATAGATCAATAGAGAGA
This genomic interval from Juglans regia cultivar Chandler chromosome 3, Walnut 2.0, whole genome shotgun sequence contains the following:
- the LOC108982126 gene encoding pentatricopeptide repeat-containing protein At2g37310 translates to MRITKPLNTGILSDSNGYVQRALQCLLAANGIDYGACGCLIQHCTDRGLVRLAKQLHARLVLFSVIPNNFLASKLITFYSKANHLREARHVFDRIPSRNIFSWNALLIGYSLHNMHLDMLKLFTSLARSHFMDVKPDRYTISCALKSLSSSFSDSRLAREVHCFVVRHGLDSDIFVVNALITYYSRCDEIFLARTVFDWMPDRDIVSWNSMIAGYSQAGFYEECKDLYREMLGSAGLRPNGITVVSVLQACGQSTDLILGMEVHRIVNESQIGIDVSVCNAIIALYAKCGSLDYAQELFEEMTEKDEVTYGSMISGYMVHGFVGKAMDLFREMKSPGLSTWNAVISGLVQNNQHEGVLDLIREMQACGYKPNTVTLSSIFPTISHFSNLKGGKEIHAYAVRNNCDHNIYVATAIIDTYAKSGFLHGAQQIFYQSKGRSLIIWTAIISAYSAHGDADMALSLFNKMLNSGIRPDSVTFTAVLAACAHSGMVEEAWKIFDAMFMEYCVQPSVEHYACMVGVLSRAGRLSEATEFVSKMPIEPTAKVWGALLNGASVSGDVELGKFVCDRLFEVEPENSGNYIIMANLYSQARRWEEADKIRERMKKIGLKKIPGSSLIQTSGALQSFIARDESNGRTEEIYEMLGGLLGLMREEGYVSREELDEESIYS